In a genomic window of Virgibacillus sp. SK37:
- a CDS encoding ABC transporter permease, translated as MDSKHAYVEETQEQMRSVKSPSGISIMWRELVRDKVALFSLIFLILITTFVYGISLFLSKEEIVTVDLFAIHEPPSSEYWLGTDYGGRDIFGQLIIGTRNSLSIGILVTLMTGFIGIIYGLVSGYYGGTIDNMLMRIVDFFMILPFLMVIIVFVAIVPKYTILSFSLIMTAFLWMGIARLIRSKALQERELDYAQASRTLGSSHLKIMFTQVLPNLSSLIIVTMTLNLAANIGLESGLSFLGFGFPESTPSLGTLLGYARNPQTLEFRWWVWVPAAVLIFILMLSVRNVGEALKRATDARQRRG; from the coding sequence ATGGATTCAAAACATGCTTATGTGGAAGAAACGCAGGAACAGATGAGATCAGTTAAAAGCCCTTCAGGAATTAGTATTATGTGGAGAGAGCTGGTAAGGGATAAAGTAGCACTTTTCTCGCTTATATTTTTAATATTAATTACTACTTTTGTATATGGTATTTCACTTTTTTTAAGTAAAGAGGAGATTGTCACCGTTGATCTATTTGCTATTCACGAACCTCCTTCGTCGGAGTATTGGCTTGGAACGGATTATGGCGGGAGGGATATTTTTGGACAGCTTATTATTGGAACACGGAATTCGCTCTCGATTGGTATTCTTGTTACCTTAATGACTGGCTTTATAGGGATTATTTATGGGTTGGTATCCGGTTATTATGGAGGAACCATCGATAACATGTTAATGCGTATTGTGGACTTTTTTATGATTCTGCCCTTTTTAATGGTAATTATCGTGTTTGTTGCTATTGTCCCAAAGTATACAATTCTCTCTTTTTCCTTAATTATGACCGCATTTTTATGGATGGGGATTGCTAGATTAATAAGATCCAAGGCCCTACAGGAAAGGGAATTGGATTATGCACAAGCGTCCAGAACGTTAGGATCCTCCCACTTGAAAATTATGTTTACACAGGTCTTACCTAATTTAAGCTCTTTAATTATCGTAACAATGACGTTAAATTTGGCTGCAAATATTGGCTTGGAATCAGGATTATCCTTTTTAGGGTTTGGTTTTCCGGAATCCACTCCTAGTCTGGGGACACTCTTAGGGTATGCCAGAAACCCGCAGACGTTGGAGTTTAGGTGGTGGGTATGGGTGCCGGCAGCAGTGTTGATCTTTATTCTTATGCTAAGCGTGAGAAATGTTGGTGAAGCATTAAAACGAGCCACCGATGCTAGGCAACGACGAGGATAA
- the opp4B gene encoding oligopeptide ABC transporter permease: protein MWKFIVRRLFITAPQIVLLSVLVFLMAQMMPGDALSGLIDPNIDPQAIEQQRENLGLNNPWYVQYKDWVVSALQGDLGQSFRFKMPVTDLVEQRLINTFWLSLTTLIITYLIAIPLGITSGRFNDTLKDQIITGYTYIGFATPLFIFALVMLWLFGFHFQWFPTSGSVAPGSEAGTLSYVISKLHHLLLPAISMALITTVNTVQYLRSEIIDTKQKDFIITARAKGASESRVYNRHILRNSLLPIAAFFGYEITGLIGGTVFVEFIYSYPGMGLLFMDSILQRDYSVVTSVVLLFGIASILGALLSDIILSLIDPRIRIK, encoded by the coding sequence ATGTGGAAATTTATTGTTAGGAGATTGTTTATAACTGCACCGCAAATTGTGCTTTTAAGTGTGCTGGTATTTTTAATGGCTCAAATGATGCCTGGAGACGCGCTATCTGGTTTAATTGATCCGAATATCGACCCACAGGCGATTGAGCAACAAAGAGAAAATTTGGGGCTGAATAATCCTTGGTATGTTCAGTATAAGGATTGGGTTGTCTCCGCTTTACAAGGAGATCTTGGGCAGTCTTTTCGGTTTAAAATGCCTGTTACAGATCTTGTTGAACAACGTTTGATTAACACTTTTTGGTTGTCACTCACCACATTAATTATCACCTATTTAATTGCCATCCCTTTAGGAATTACAAGTGGAAGATTTAACGATACGCTAAAAGACCAAATCATTACAGGATATACTTATATTGGATTTGCTACACCGTTGTTTATTTTCGCATTGGTTATGCTTTGGCTATTCGGATTTCATTTTCAATGGTTTCCCACTAGTGGCAGTGTAGCTCCAGGGTCAGAGGCAGGGACACTTAGCTATGTTATCAGTAAATTACACCATTTATTACTACCAGCTATTTCAATGGCATTAATTACCACAGTAAATACCGTTCAATACTTAAGGAGCGAAATAATTGATACAAAGCAAAAGGATTTTATCATTACCGCAAGAGCAAAAGGGGCTTCGGAATCAAGAGTATATAACAGGCATATTCTTCGAAACTCACTTCTGCCTATCGCAGCGTTCTTTGGTTATGAAATAACTGGATTAATAGGTGGAACAGTATTTGTAGAGTTTATATATAGTTACCCAGGTATGGGATTGTTATTTATGGATTCGATATTACAAAGGGACTACAGTGTGGTGACATCCGTAGTTCTGTTGTTTGGTATTGCATCCATTCTGGGCGCGTTGTTATCGGATATTATCCTTAGCTTAATTGATCCGCGCATTCGTATTAAATAA
- a CDS encoding ABC transporter ATP-binding protein — MKFLEVRNLKVHFPIRGGLFNRKIDAVKAVDDVSFQMEEGKTYGLVGESGSGKTTIGRAIVGLNKITAGKIFFEGKDLASAQNKSLRKDIQMIFQDPYSSLNPKKRVLDIVAEPIRNYESLTRKEEKQMVQELMERVGLSAEAILKYPHEFSGGQRQRIGVARAIALKPKLIIADEPVSALDVSVQAQVLNFMQDIQKDLNLTYLFISHDLGIVKHMCDQIGIMYKGRYVESGKKEDIFTNPQHIYTKRLIAAIPDIDPRNRDFQKNLRKDVQKMYDQSYHEYFDKEGLAYHLQHISESHQVALPHRKVD; from the coding sequence ATGAAATTTCTTGAAGTAAGAAATCTAAAGGTGCATTTCCCAATCCGTGGAGGTCTGTTTAATCGAAAAATTGACGCTGTAAAAGCTGTAGATGATGTGTCATTTCAAATGGAAGAAGGGAAAACATATGGACTTGTGGGTGAATCGGGGTCGGGCAAAACTACCATTGGAAGAGCAATCGTGGGGCTAAATAAAATCACTGCGGGGAAGATTTTTTTTGAAGGGAAGGATTTAGCATCTGCACAAAATAAGTCACTTCGGAAAGATATTCAAATGATATTTCAGGATCCTTACTCCTCTTTAAACCCAAAAAAACGCGTGCTCGACATCGTAGCAGAGCCCATCCGCAATTATGAGTCACTTACTAGAAAAGAAGAAAAACAAATGGTTCAAGAACTGATGGAGCGAGTAGGTTTAAGCGCGGAAGCAATCTTGAAATACCCACATGAGTTTTCAGGTGGACAAAGACAGCGAATTGGTGTAGCACGAGCTATTGCTTTAAAGCCGAAATTGATTATTGCAGATGAACCGGTATCTGCATTAGATGTCTCTGTTCAGGCACAAGTATTGAATTTTATGCAGGATATTCAAAAAGATTTAAATTTAACATATCTATTTATTAGTCATGACTTGGGCATTGTTAAACATATGTGTGACCAAATTGGGATTATGTATAAAGGGAGGTACGTAGAATCAGGAAAAAAAGAGGATATTTTTACTAACCCACAACACATTTATACAAAGCGACTTATCGCAGCTATTCCGGATATTGACCCGAGAAACAGAGATTTCCAGAAAAACCTTCGAAAAGATGTTCAGAAAATGTACGACCAATCTTACCATGAGTATTTTGACAAAGAAGGGCTTGCTTATCATTTACAACATATATCGGAATCCCATCAAGTAGCATTGCCGCATAGGAAGGTTGATTAA
- a CDS encoding ABC transporter ATP-binding protein codes for MNNQILNVSNLTTSFRIKDHYYAAVDNVSLQVDKNEVLAIVGESGSGKSALAFSIMGLHTRAKMEGNIYFKGENLVNLPPAKINKLRGKDMAMIFQDPLTALNPLMTIGEQIGEALLLHNKAITKKSRYEQVIKLLNLVGIVRPEYTYHQFPHELSGGMRQRVIIAIAISNSPELLIADEPTTALDVTIQAQILDLIRELKNEMQAGIILITHDLGVVAEMADRIAVMYAGEMVEIADVHTLFENPLHPYTRSLLNSVPNSKQKQERLHVIQGVVPSLQNLPRKGCRFAHRIPWVSETVHEKNPQLHEVEPFHYVRCTCYKHFDFLEKNKEDHKHEIS; via the coding sequence ATTAATAATCAAATCTTAAATGTAAGCAATTTAACTACTTCTTTTAGAATCAAAGATCATTACTATGCCGCTGTGGATAATGTTTCCCTTCAAGTTGATAAAAATGAAGTCCTGGCTATTGTAGGCGAATCAGGTTCAGGTAAAAGTGCACTTGCTTTCTCAATCATGGGTTTACATACACGCGCGAAAATGGAAGGCAATATTTATTTCAAGGGTGAGAATCTTGTAAATCTTCCTCCGGCAAAAATAAATAAATTGCGCGGGAAGGATATGGCAATGATTTTTCAGGATCCTCTAACTGCATTAAATCCATTAATGACCATAGGAGAACAAATAGGAGAGGCATTGCTTCTCCATAATAAAGCCATAACAAAGAAAAGCCGATATGAGCAGGTAATTAAACTATTAAATCTTGTCGGGATTGTAAGGCCTGAATATACATATCACCAATTTCCACATGAATTATCAGGAGGAATGAGGCAACGGGTCATCATTGCGATTGCCATTTCCAACAGCCCCGAATTACTGATAGCAGATGAACCAACAACTGCCCTTGATGTTACGATTCAAGCGCAAATATTGGATTTAATCAGGGAATTGAAGAACGAGATGCAAGCAGGAATTATATTAATAACCCATGATCTTGGGGTGGTTGCTGAAATGGCAGATCGTATTGCAGTTATGTATGCAGGAGAGATGGTCGAAATTGCTGATGTCCATACATTATTTGAAAACCCATTACATCCCTATACCCGATCCTTATTGAATTCTGTCCCGAATTCGAAGCAGAAACAAGAACGTTTGCATGTTATTCAGGGAGTCGTCCCTTCGTTACAGAATCTCCCAAGGAAAGGCTGCAGGTTTGCTCATCGGATTCCTTGGGTTTCCGAGACAGTTCATGAAAAGAACCCACAATTGCATGAAGTGGAACCATTTCACTACGTACGTTGTACTTGTTATAAGCATTTTGACTTTCTTGAAAAGAACAAGGAGGATCATAAACATGAAATTTCTTGA
- the rfbA gene encoding glucose-1-phosphate thymidylyltransferase RfbA — translation MKGIILAGGSGTRLAPSTDSMNKHLLAVFDKPMIYYPLSVLMLGGIKEFMIISTPADRPRFEDLLGDGSSLGISISYKDQSNPNGIPEALTISKEFIGDDSVALILGDNIFYGQGFTTLLRNAINNHRHATVFGYRVKDPQRFGVVEFDAHQKAISLEEKPKKPKSDFAVTGLYIYDNQAVELTKKLKPSARGELEITDLNKEYLKRGKLDVELLGRGFAWMDAGTHESLFEASEFVKITQQRQGFKLACLEEIAYYLGYISREALYEKGKSMEKNDYGQYLLEIADRKHTEQYWDRIEKNPMLGLVK, via the coding sequence ATGAAAGGTATTATATTAGCTGGAGGAAGCGGAACCAGACTTGCTCCTAGTACGGATAGCATGAACAAGCACCTGCTGGCCGTTTTTGATAAACCTATGATTTATTATCCACTATCTGTCTTAATGCTTGGAGGAATAAAGGAATTTATGATTATAAGTACTCCTGCTGACAGACCACGTTTTGAAGATTTGCTGGGAGATGGTTCTTCCCTCGGCATTTCCATATCTTATAAAGACCAGAGTAATCCAAATGGGATACCTGAAGCACTTACTATTTCAAAAGAGTTTATTGGGGATGATTCAGTTGCATTAATACTTGGAGACAATATTTTTTATGGTCAAGGCTTTACAACACTCCTTCGCAACGCAATCAATAACCATCGCCATGCCACTGTTTTTGGTTATCGTGTGAAAGATCCACAACGTTTTGGGGTAGTTGAATTTGATGCACATCAAAAGGCTATTTCCTTGGAAGAGAAACCGAAAAAACCAAAATCTGACTTTGCCGTTACCGGATTGTACATTTACGATAATCAGGCTGTCGAATTAACTAAAAAACTAAAGCCCTCCGCTAGAGGAGAGTTGGAAATCACGGATTTGAACAAAGAATATTTAAAACGTGGCAAGCTTGATGTTGAACTTTTAGGTAGAGGATTTGCCTGGATGGATGCAGGTACCCACGAATCCTTATTTGAAGCGTCTGAATTTGTAAAAATAACACAGCAACGACAAGGATTCAAACTCGCCTGTTTGGAAGAAATAGCATATTACCTTGGTTATATTTCCAGAGAAGCTCTTTACGAAAAAGGAAAATCAATGGAGAAAAATGATTACGGGCAGTACCTTCTGGAAATTGCAGACCGAAAGCATACAGAACAATACTGGGATCGCATTGAGAAAAACCCAATGTTAGGATTGGTAAAATGA
- the rfbB gene encoding dTDP-glucose 4,6-dehydratase, which translates to MIKHNKTLLVTGGAGFIGSNFVAYMIDKYPDYQIINIDKLTYAGNLENVSGLENHPNYEFIQGDIADQELIESIFTMYDVWGVVHFAAESHVDRSIEDAAAFIHTNILGTQVLLQTAKMDWERKGELSQRRFHHISTDEVYGSLGEDGMFSENTPYDPRNPYSASKAGANLLVKSFGYTYGMNIVITSSSNNYGPRQHEEKLIPTIIFNALAGNPIPIYGDGKNIRDWLYVMDHCKAIDLIFHQAEAGEIFNIGGRSEKMNIEVVKTICGILDEMESGRLAEINKNSFTELISFTKDRLGHDRRYAVDDSKLRQKLGWRAEEELKNGLIKTVEWYVKRWKSLAESH; encoded by the coding sequence ATGATAAAACACAATAAAACACTACTTGTTACAGGAGGAGCCGGTTTTATCGGTTCCAATTTCGTTGCATACATGATCGATAAATATCCAGACTACCAGATTATTAATATAGACAAATTAACCTATGCGGGTAACCTCGAAAACGTATCGGGTTTAGAAAATCACCCAAACTATGAATTTATACAAGGAGATATTGCAGACCAAGAGCTAATAGAATCTATTTTTACGATGTATGACGTTTGGGGTGTGGTTCATTTTGCTGCCGAGTCACATGTGGATCGTTCTATTGAAGATGCTGCAGCATTTATCCATACAAACATCCTAGGTACACAAGTCCTTCTCCAAACAGCGAAAATGGACTGGGAGCGTAAAGGTGAGCTATCACAGAGGCGGTTCCATCACATTTCCACAGATGAAGTGTATGGCTCGCTTGGCGAAGACGGAATGTTTAGCGAGAATACACCTTATGATCCACGTAACCCATATAGCGCATCAAAAGCTGGAGCCAATTTGCTAGTTAAAAGCTTTGGGTATACCTATGGAATGAACATTGTTATAACTAGTTCATCCAATAATTATGGACCAAGACAGCATGAAGAGAAGCTTATACCTACCATTATTTTCAATGCGTTAGCCGGTAATCCTATTCCTATTTATGGGGACGGAAAAAATATTAGAGATTGGCTTTATGTTATGGATCATTGCAAAGCAATCGATCTTATCTTTCACCAGGCTGAGGCAGGAGAAATTTTCAATATTGGTGGCAGAAGCGAAAAGATGAATATAGAAGTTGTAAAAACAATATGCGGTATCCTTGATGAGATGGAAAGCGGACGCTTAGCTGAAATTAACAAGAATAGTTTCACTGAATTGATCAGCTTTACAAAAGATAGGCTGGGACATGACCGAAGATACGCAGTAGATGATAGTAAGCTTAGACAAAAGCTCGGCTGGAGAGCGGAGGAAGAATTAAAGAATGGATTAATAAAAACTGTTGAATGGTATGTGAAAAGATGGAAATCTCTTGCCGAAAGCCATTAA
- a CDS encoding glycosyltransferase family 2 protein codes for MEISCRKPLISIVIPVYGCRTCLHELCERISTSVLPIPADYEIILVNDASPDNAWESIQQLKEKDENIKGIDLARNFGQHHAITAGIDYTTGDWVVVMDCDLQDQPEEIPKLYEKALEGYEVVFGKRIERKDSWLKKKSSQLFYRIYDYFTGESSDHTIANFSISSKKVVDGFRQMKEQTRFFPLFLQWMGYKATSIPINHHPRSEGKSSYNLKKLITLATDGIIAQSNKPLRLSIQFGFLISALSLLYGLFLFFRYFFLKVPVQGWTSVMVSIYFIGGLIFSNLGILGLYIGKIFNETKARPIYLIRDTTDNLKTNNKRS; via the coding sequence ATGGAAATCTCTTGCCGAAAGCCATTAATATCTATTGTCATACCAGTATATGGATGCAGAACATGTTTACATGAACTCTGTGAACGTATCTCAACCTCCGTATTACCTATCCCAGCAGATTACGAGATTATCTTAGTTAATGATGCCAGCCCTGATAATGCCTGGGAAAGCATTCAACAACTCAAGGAAAAAGATGAGAATATTAAAGGAATTGATCTAGCACGAAATTTTGGACAGCACCATGCCATAACTGCAGGAATTGACTATACAACAGGTGATTGGGTTGTCGTGATGGACTGTGATTTACAAGATCAGCCAGAGGAAATACCCAAGCTTTATGAAAAAGCGTTAGAGGGTTATGAGGTAGTTTTCGGGAAAAGGATAGAACGAAAAGACTCATGGCTGAAAAAGAAATCTTCCCAGCTATTTTATCGGATTTATGATTACTTTACGGGAGAATCATCCGATCATACCATAGCAAATTTCAGTATCAGTAGTAAAAAAGTAGTCGATGGTTTTCGACAAATGAAAGAACAGACACGCTTTTTCCCTCTTTTTCTACAATGGATGGGATATAAAGCAACCTCTATTCCAATTAACCATCATCCAAGAAGCGAAGGGAAATCTTCCTATAATCTAAAAAAATTAATTACACTTGCAACTGATGGGATCATTGCACAGTCTAATAAGCCATTGCGTTTATCCATTCAATTCGGATTTCTCATTTCAGCTTTGTCCCTATTATATGGCTTATTTTTATTCTTTCGTTACTTCTTTCTTAAAGTTCCTGTCCAAGGTTGGACGAGTGTAATGGTTTCCATTTATTTCATAGGTGGATTAATTTTTTCTAATTTGGGAATCCTCGGTCTTTACATTGGAAAGATATTTAATGAAACAAAAGCTCGACCAATTTACCTTATAAGAGATACAACAGACAATTTGAAAACTAATAATAAACGGAGTTGA
- a CDS encoding GNAT family N-acetyltransferase, translated as MENFLRPTPWDQRNFHIPTYELTSISEEALHQSNEKEGHFTLKIDPHTNTELLNKYGFYYVDTLIEPVCHKTGLIHNKKEGIELSYNYDKNEILRITAVAFQGGRFHRDYNIPDFMADNRYVNWVKDLIEKDQIMALKYEGNTAGFYAYEGNKILLLGMDASYRGKGLAKPFLSKGASEHFSLIDEDELVTSISPSNLPSLNLFISTGFKLRNTVDVYHKLNGSLPVGG; from the coding sequence TTGGAAAACTTTTTGCGCCCTACTCCCTGGGATCAACGTAATTTTCATATTCCAACATATGAGCTTACTTCCATTTCTGAAGAAGCTTTACATCAAAGTAATGAAAAAGAAGGCCATTTCACATTAAAAATTGATCCACATACAAACACAGAGTTACTCAATAAATACGGATTTTATTATGTGGATACACTTATTGAGCCCGTTTGCCACAAAACTGGTTTGATACACAATAAAAAAGAAGGAATAGAGTTAAGCTATAATTATGATAAAAACGAAATTCTGCGGATAACAGCTGTAGCTTTTCAAGGAGGACGCTTTCACCGAGATTATAATATCCCGGATTTTATGGCAGATAATCGATATGTAAATTGGGTAAAAGACCTGATAGAAAAGGATCAGATTATGGCACTGAAATACGAAGGAAACACCGCAGGGTTTTATGCTTATGAAGGTAATAAAATCCTATTACTGGGAATGGATGCTTCTTACCGTGGTAAAGGACTTGCAAAACCTTTTTTAAGTAAAGGAGCTTCTGAGCATTTCTCATTGATAGATGAAGATGAGCTTGTAACATCCATTTCTCCTTCCAATCTACCATCATTAAACTTATTTATCTCAACTGGATTTAAGTTGAGAAATACGGTGGATGTGTATCATAAATTAAATGGCTCACTGCCGGTTGGAGGATAA
- a CDS encoding EamA family transporter: protein MGYLYIFSTIFFTVYGQLILKWKMNQFGSLPDTWIAKFTVLLQLLLNPWVLSGFFAAFLAALSWMAAMTKFDISYAYPFMSLSFVLVFILSALLFGEPVSMQKVIGFSLIILGIIVMR from the coding sequence ATGGGATACTTGTACATATTCAGTACTATTTTCTTTACGGTATATGGCCAGCTAATTCTGAAATGGAAAATGAATCAGTTTGGAAGTCTGCCAGATACATGGATAGCTAAATTCACAGTATTACTTCAATTATTGCTTAATCCGTGGGTGCTATCCGGCTTCTTTGCAGCTTTTCTGGCTGCTTTAAGCTGGATGGCTGCCATGACGAAGTTTGATATTAGTTATGCATACCCATTTATGAGCCTTTCCTTCGTTTTAGTTTTTATTCTATCTGCCCTGCTATTCGGTGAACCAGTTTCTATGCAAAAGGTAATTGGATTTTCGTTAATTATTCTAGGGATTATTGTGATGAGGTGA
- the rffA gene encoding dTDP-4-amino-4,6-dideoxygalactose transaminase: MIPFNKPCVTGKESVAVQQAITSGKLSGNGAFGKKSAQWLEEKLDCKKALLTPSCTAALEMTAILTNVGPGDEVIMPSYTFVSTANAFALRGASIRFVDVLPDTMNIDPEAIEKAITKRTKAIVVVHYAGVSCEMDSIMKLADQYNLFVVEDAAQGLMSTYKGKALGTIGHFGTISFHETKNYQCGEGGALLINDKDACKRAEIIQEKGTNRSQFIRGEVDKYTWRDVGSSYLLSELNAAFLSVQLDNAEEIYEERMKAWLWYKTGLQQLEAQRFITLPEIPKDCTHNAHMFYIKVQSLAERSELMDYLKENNIMAVSHYVPLHNSQAGLRFGTYVGKDHYTTSESEKIIRLPLYYGIEKEEINHVVNHIQKFYQE; the protein is encoded by the coding sequence TTGATACCATTTAACAAACCATGTGTTACAGGAAAAGAATCTGTCGCTGTCCAACAAGCAATCACAAGTGGCAAACTATCCGGTAATGGGGCTTTTGGAAAGAAAAGTGCGCAATGGCTGGAAGAAAAATTGGATTGTAAGAAAGCATTACTTACTCCCTCTTGTACTGCTGCATTGGAAATGACAGCCATATTAACAAACGTAGGTCCCGGCGACGAGGTTATCATGCCATCCTACACGTTTGTTTCCACAGCAAATGCCTTTGCTTTGCGAGGTGCCTCCATTCGTTTTGTTGATGTACTTCCAGATACGATGAATATTGATCCAGAAGCAATCGAAAAAGCAATCACAAAACGAACGAAAGCGATTGTTGTAGTACATTATGCTGGGGTGAGTTGCGAAATGGACTCCATAATGAAATTAGCAGATCAATATAATTTATTTGTTGTGGAGGATGCCGCACAAGGCTTAATGAGTACATATAAAGGGAAAGCACTAGGTACGATTGGGCATTTTGGTACGATCAGCTTTCATGAAACAAAAAATTACCAATGTGGAGAGGGTGGCGCGTTGCTCATCAATGATAAAGATGCTTGTAAGCGCGCAGAAATTATTCAGGAAAAAGGCACCAACCGATCTCAATTTATCCGTGGAGAAGTGGATAAATATACATGGCGAGACGTCGGTTCCTCCTATCTTCTTAGTGAATTAAATGCAGCATTTTTATCTGTACAACTTGATAACGCAGAAGAAATTTATGAGGAAAGAATGAAGGCTTGGCTCTGGTATAAAACAGGATTACAGCAACTGGAAGCTCAGCGTTTTATAACACTGCCAGAAATTCCAAAAGACTGTACGCACAATGCGCATATGTTTTATATTAAAGTACAAAGTCTTGCGGAACGAAGTGAACTTATGGATTATCTGAAGGAGAATAACATAATGGCTGTAAGCCATTATGTGCCGCTTCACAATTCACAAGCCGGGTTGAGATTTGGTACTTACGTGGGAAAAGATCATTATACCACCTCAGAGAGTGAAAAAATAATTCGCCTACCACTTTATTATGGAATTGAGAAAGAGGAAATAAACCATGTGGTCAACCATATCCAAAAATTTTACCAAGAATAA
- a CDS encoding DUF6044 family protein: MWSTISKNFTKNKVLLGIACLIIFAYLLPYYILGEDTHIRVHDNMDSNIVWYKLLAESGQIFSLSDAMLPYAINGLPRSALSSPFDAMVWIYYLFEPMTAYTIGQTIMRFTAFFGMYLLLTYTFGKERANYRLISTGVSLCFALLPFWPSGMLSIAGLPLALYIFLTIREKGWNSSWYHWIALLCITFFSNFVLSFVFFLGLLGVVWIVDWIKLRESNWPFFTAIAGMTAIYLAKNYMLIHSMFFDAGFTSHRDALDLGHNSFGRTMELSLENFLYGHTHDLALQYKVIIPVIGLALLISGIRNAKAAKLLLSLFIFNMLLSIWYALWYWEGMRLIKDHFMIANTFNFSRIHFLDPMIWYICFAIALGIICKNIGWKIGKIIAVILIVYQCTIAFPLNEENKYSQFDTPTFQEFYAVNLFEEIENYIGKKQSAYRVVSIGMHPTIAQYNGFYTLDTYNNSFPLKYKKQFREIIAGELDKNPSLKNYFDTWGGRLYMYVAEHGEDYLFTKEKDGAIEDLQINVKALRNMGGEYIFSAVTIENYEELGLEFEKTFKTKTSAWKIWLYKVPDQSASEN, translated from the coding sequence ATGTGGTCAACCATATCCAAAAATTTTACCAAGAATAAAGTATTATTAGGTATCGCCTGCCTAATAATATTCGCATATCTTCTCCCCTATTATATATTAGGAGAGGATACACATATTAGGGTTCATGATAATATGGACTCGAATATTGTTTGGTATAAGCTGCTAGCTGAAAGTGGCCAGATTTTTTCTCTCTCTGATGCTATGCTCCCTTATGCGATTAATGGACTGCCAAGGAGTGCGCTTTCTTCTCCATTTGATGCAATGGTTTGGATTTATTACCTGTTTGAACCAATGACAGCATATACGATTGGTCAGACAATCATGCGTTTTACAGCCTTTTTTGGAATGTATTTACTATTAACCTATACATTTGGAAAAGAGAGAGCAAACTATAGATTAATTAGCACAGGAGTTTCCCTTTGTTTTGCCTTATTACCTTTTTGGCCTTCAGGAATGCTTTCCATTGCTGGTCTGCCATTAGCTTTATATATCTTTTTAACTATTCGTGAAAAGGGTTGGAACAGTTCGTGGTACCATTGGATAGCCCTTTTATGTATTACATTTTTTTCAAATTTCGTTTTAAGCTTCGTATTTTTTCTTGGTTTATTGGGAGTAGTATGGATAGTTGATTGGATCAAATTGCGAGAAAGTAATTGGCCTTTCTTCACAGCAATAGCTGGAATGACTGCCATATATTTAGCTAAAAATTACATGCTAATTCATTCTATGTTTTTTGACGCTGGTTTCACGTCCCATCGCGATGCTTTAGATCTCGGACATAATTCCTTCGGTAGAACAATGGAGCTATCCCTGGAAAATTTCCTTTATGGACATACCCATGATCTGGCTCTGCAATATAAAGTAATCATACCGGTAATTGGATTAGCACTACTTATATCAGGCATTCGTAACGCCAAAGCAGCAAAATTATTGTTAAGTCTTTTCATCTTTAATATGCTTTTATCTATTTGGTATGCACTTTGGTACTGGGAAGGAATGCGTTTAATAAAGGACCACTTCATGATTGCCAATACATTTAATTTCTCAAGAATCCATTTTCTTGATCCAATGATATGGTACATCTGTTTCGCTATTGCGTTGGGAATTATCTGTAAAAACATTGGATGGAAGATTGGGAAAATCATTGCAGTTATATTAATCGTCTATCAATGCACAATTGCCTTTCCTTTAAATGAAGAAAATAAATACAGTCAATTTGATACACCGACATTTCAGGAATTTTACGCGGTGAATCTCTTTGAAGAAATAGAAAATTATATTGGCAAAAAGCAATCTGCCTATCGGGTCGTAAGTATTGGCATGCACCCAACAATTGCTCAATATAATGGTTTTTATACTCTGGATACGTATAACAATAGCTTCCCACTAAAGTATAAAAAGCAATTTAGGGAAATTATTGCAGGTGAACTGGATAAAAATCCTTCTCTTAAGAATTATTTTGATACTTGGGGTGGCAGACTCTATATGTACGTTGCCGAGCATGGAGAAGATTACTTGTTTACTAAAGAAAAAGACGGAGCAATTGAGGATCTTCAAATAAATGTAAAAGCTTTAAGGAACATGGGTGGAGAATATATCTTTTCTGCTGTTACCATTGAAAATTATGAAGAGCTTGGTTTAGAATTTGAAAAAACCTTTAAAACGAAAACATCTGCCTGGAAAATCTGGTTATATAAAGTACCTGACCAAAGCGCAAGTGAAAACTGA